DNA from Quercus lobata isolate SW786 chromosome 1, ValleyOak3.0 Primary Assembly, whole genome shotgun sequence:
aCAAAGAATCTATCAAACTATGCCATCTTATGGCGACAAAATGGACAGAAATCATTCATCTGTAGCCATGGAAGAATGCagttttgatgaaaaatatgTGAGCATGGCAACTTAGCATGCCACCCCACACGAAAGTCTTCCAAACACACTGCACACTCACCACCCAAAAGCAACGATGACCCTTCTTCAATATTCATTACTTTCAAGCCTACAATTAATCTTACATCATCAgaatcatcatcaacaacatcCTCAGGAGATTCGTTGTAATAAACACCaccttcatcatcatcaccatagTCGATAAAAAGAACAGCACCGTCATAATCATCATAAAcatcctcctcctcttctttttcttcttccacgACAATCATTGGCAGAGGACTTCTTGGAGGAGCCAAGTTAAAATTGCTTTCATCGACTGAGAACAAAGACGTATTCTTCATTGAAAATATGAAGAGAGGATAGAAATTCtaatacaaataagttttttgatTTGAGACTTTTGATCTctcaataaaagaaaacaattgcTATTTATATTATAGAGAACCTAATCCGATTTTGTAAAGGACAACTCGTATATACTATGATTGGAATGTGTGATGTGTCGGTTATTTCAAGATAGAACTTACAACTAATTCCCATACAATCTTTCATACCCAAAATTTACAACTAATCCCTGTGCAATATTCCATACCCAAAATCTAATTAACTTGGAAGTTTTTGTATGATAATGTAATGACATAAGAGGGGGTGGGTTTGAGGAAATTTGGAGGGACATCTTACATTACCCCTCCAAACCCTTCACTTTTAAAGGAGTGAAATACTAGCGAAATTATTAAGCACATAAATTACATGCCTCTAAgattaaatatgaatttgaaCATATTCTCTCATATTGTTAGTCAAATGACGCACCAATTGTCATTCATTAAACcaacttaaattttttcttgaaaatcttcattcaaccatttttttttttttattaaattcattcaaccAATTTAAATAAAGAGCACAggtaagaatattttttttccccacaacTTATTAAGCTCATAagttagtgaattttttttttttttttttcaaaagattaaaaaaattgtgcattGTTCcgacctaaaaaaaaagttgtgaattAAGAGTAACATTAATTTCACGTTTAAAGGATATACACTAATTATTAACACTAATTTTATTATACAGTCACTAATTATTAACACTACTAATacccaaaaagaagaagttaaaagaCTAAATTTACGTGCTAATGAACAAATGCatcaatgaatttttaattAGTTTCAATGTGTAGGATGGTGGATGAGGAATCCCCCAGAACAAGATTGAAAACCATAACATAACACGTATCCAATTCAAACTACTACAACTGAGAGAATTCGTTCTTAATTCAAACAACAACAGCTTCTTTTTTGACAAGAAATCATATCCCTCTATGATACATATGGTTTGTTTGACAAGAAACCAATAAACAAAGCCCATAAACAATTCCCTTACCCACCTTATTAATACACAGTACTACAACTACACACACCactcaaaaacacacaaatcCCCCAAAGATGGCTCTGATTATATCCAATCAAACCCCAATCAAGATCATGATCCTCACAATCCTGACCGTCCTTTTACTGGGCCCAGTTTCTCAAACCCACGCCAGAAAGCCCCACGTCATCACCTTCCGATCCCGGAACCTCTACCCTGAAGGCCTAACCTACGACCGATCAGCCCAACACTTCCTCGTAGGTTCTGCCCGCGACCGCAAAATCGAGTCTGTCTCCGACGCAGGAGTCGTCGAAACTCTAATCTCCGACCTCGACCTCCCCGAAAACGCCACCGTTTTGGGCCTGGCCGTCGACGCCGTCAACAAACGCCTCCTCGCCGCCATCACCGCCGCCGATCCGCTCCCTCACTTCACCGCCCTGGCCTCTTACGACCTCCAAAAACGACGCCGCATCTTCCTCTCCGTACTCGAAGACGATGACGTCACCACCGCGACGACACGTCAGACAGCAAACGACGTCGCGGTGGATTTCGAAGGAAACGCCTACGTAACCAACTCGGTCTCGAACTTCATCTGGAAAGTCAACAAGGAAGGAGAGCCGTCGATCTTCTCGAAATCAAAGGTTTTCACTGCCCAACACGTGGACCAAAACCCACCGTTTAGTTTCTGCGGGCTAAACGGGATCGCTTACGTCAGCAAGGGGTACTTGTTGGTGGTGCAAACCAATACGGGCAAGATGTACAAGGTCGACGCTGACGACGGGACTGCCAGGCAGGTTTTGTTGAACAGAGATTTGAGTTTTGCTGATGGGATGGCGGTACGAAGAGACGGCGTCGTTTTGGTGGTGTCCCACAAGAAGCTGTGGTTTTTGAAGAGCCAGGATAGTTGGGCGGAAGGTGTGGTGTTCGACGAGGTTGAGCTCGACGAGGAAGGGTTTGCGACCTCGGTGGCGGTGGGTGCGGAAGACAGGGCTTACGTGTTGTATGGGCATGCGTTGGAGGGACATATCAATGGGATTTCGGGGAGAGAGGGGTTTAGGATTGAGGAAGTGAGGTCTGAGAGAGAGAACGAGGATGAGAAGGTTTGGGTTTATGTTTTGGTTGGTTTGGGTTTGGCTTATTTCTTGTTTTGGAGGTTTCAGATGAAACAGCTTGTTAGGAACATGGATAAAAAGACCaattgagttttttgttttttttgtttgttcgaTTTTGTTGCAGATTTGTAccactgaattttttttagacagTGTACCACTGAATTAAGATACTGTAGTTTGTAATATTTCCCTTAATCTAAGTTTTTATGGAATGAAAGGaagtttgtttttatatttttgggataTTATGTGTAAGCCATAAACTAATGCACAAATCGGACTTGTCAATTTTGCAGtaacacaaaaataaactaatttggGTCCCGTGCTCTTGGTACACTGGACTTGTGGAGATTTGGTCACGTGTCAATTAATTGTCATGTATTCATATCTCAACGAGTCCAATGCACTTGTAAACCCAATTCCTTGTGCCCACAAAAATCTCATTTAGGGAGGAGGGCATTATTGTAAGTAATGTCAATACTAAACTAATggttaaaaagagaaaaagtttgGTACCCAACTTCGCCATTGATATgttaaatattcaattttgaatattagctttcaaaatttaaagatgaagTTGCCTACTAACCACCTCTTTTAGACCCCTGTAAACGTAGGAGCCTTGTGCCGCTTTGTGCATTGAGCACAACCAACTTGGCTAGGTCCAACTTAAATATCTTGCCAATTGAGTTTAGTGAAATCACAGTACAGCGCACATCTTAGAGCAATATATCCTACAAATCCAACTACAACATGGGTAGAGAAGCCTCAAACAAGGAGATGCATACAAGCAGTGATGCTAGCCTAAGATGCTGCTATATGCCATCTACTACTAAACTTCATTTGCCACGAACAATGCAAATCCAGTGGTGATTCTGGCAGTCTTGACTACATGCTAACACACAAACCACTGTTGTGATACATAAAAAAGATGTCTCAAATAACATATCAATTTGTTATGCAATTAAAGTTTCAATAAACTTTGATGAATTATCTATATGCAGATGAGCGGGGAAGTGCTTATAGTAACAAATATGTGTTGCATATGTAATCTACTAGCATCAACTACTGTAATGTTTCATGATCTACTAAGATCAACTCTGTGCAATGTGAGACAGATGATTTTGGAATACTTTTGGTGACACCGGAATCATTCTCCTAAAGTTAGCACAGCAAGATCCAGGTATGGATTGGTTTCCTTATGTATTACTCTATGTTTTGGGGAATTAAACAAGAGAACAACAGCCCAGCCAAATCAAAGTTATAGACTTGCATCTAATGTTTTTAGGATTTAGGACCTGCTTGCTAGTAGTTGAAGCTAAGATTAGGCAACCAAAGCTTCATCAAGGCCATTTGGAACGGCACAAAACTAATGGGTTCTGCACTAGAAGTGTCAATTTGGTGGTTTGTAAATTGTTATTCATAGTCTGAAGATAAGATAAACGAAAAGCTTAACTTTTGAACAAAGCCATCATTCAGAATTCAACAAAGGATCATAGGATGGAGTGTCATTACTGTCTTGTGGTCAGGGAAGAGTTGCTTCCACCAGAGGTTTTTTAGAATTTGGAGATGGTATTGGCAGTGGCGGCAAGAGTGAAAGCTCTTTCTCCTTTGCTGATGGTGGTGCTGGGGGTGTCTTCATCCCGTtctcattttttggttttgatacGCCAGCCTTCTCCCTAAGCATATCAAGTTTTTCCCTGATCTTTCTCCTGATCTCAGGTTTCACAACACGTGCTTCAACAGGCTCTGTTGGACTACTCAAAATCCCAGCAGTCAAATATATCATCATATCTCTTCGTGAAACACTCAAGTTTATCGGAACTTCTGTTTTCCatcctttctcacttttcaacTGCAAACAGagttgaaagaaaaattctgaataaattaaaaaagctcTGTACAAACCCTAATTATCTCCAACCAAAAGTGGTCTTAAGCATTACAAGTACAGCATAGTATTGGCTATTTAGCTATGGTATTCATGCCCCTTGCAAGTTTGTTCACGAGAAAAGGCATTTATGTTTTCAATCTTGGCCTCAATGCCTGCATCACTAGGCCCTTTAACTTCCTAAATGGAAGGTTTATGAGACTTAAAAGTTTCTTCTCCCTCCTGACCTTCTAGAAATGTACTTTTGGTGGACCATAGTTCCCAAAAGAGGAAGAGAACAATAAAGGAAGAAAGGTAAACTTTTATAACCCAACCACTAGTAAAACCAT
Protein-coding regions in this window:
- the LOC115993238 gene encoding RING-H2 finger protein ATL39-like, which translates into the protein MKNTSLFSVDESNFNLAPPRSPLPMIVVEEEKEEEEDVYDDYDGAVLFIDYGDDDEGGVYYNESPEDVVDDDSDDVRLIVGLKVMNIEEGSSLLLGGECAVCLEDFRVGWHAKLPCSHIFHQNCILPWLQMNDFCPFCRHKMA
- the LOC115973840 gene encoding uncharacterized protein LOC115973840, yielding MALIISNQTPIKIMILTILTVLLLGPVSQTHARKPHVITFRSRNLYPEGLTYDRSAQHFLVGSARDRKIESVSDAGVVETLISDLDLPENATVLGLAVDAVNKRLLAAITAADPLPHFTALASYDLQKRRRIFLSVLEDDDVTTATTRQTANDVAVDFEGNAYVTNSVSNFIWKVNKEGEPSIFSKSKVFTAQHVDQNPPFSFCGLNGIAYVSKGYLLVVQTNTGKMYKVDADDGTARQVLLNRDLSFADGMAVRRDGVVLVVSHKKLWFLKSQDSWAEGVVFDEVELDEEGFATSVAVGAEDRAYVLYGHALEGHINGISGREGFRIEEVRSERENEDEKVWVYVLVGLGLAYFLFWRFQMKQLVRNMDKKTN
- the LOC115973849 gene encoding uncharacterized protein LOC115973849; the encoded protein is MAFFSLKMGGPPLPAGLGEKHIPTKTSIPLLQLKSEKGWKTEVPINLSVSRRDMMIYLTAGILSSPTEPVEARVVKPEIRRKIREKLDMLREKAGVSKPKNENGMKTPPAPPSAKEKELSLLPPLPIPSPNSKKPLVEATLP